A window of Infirmifilum lucidum contains these coding sequences:
- a CDS encoding 30S ribosomal protein S17: MAKRHVGIPGLNPPEKKCNDPLCPWHGTLPVRGQILRVRVEDMKMNRAAVVVHEYLHYNPKYKRYERRRTKKHVRVPPCIDVKPGDEVIIGETRPLAKSISFVVLGKA, from the coding sequence ATGGCTAAGAGGCATGTAGGCATTCCAGGCCTCAACCCTCCGGAGAAGAAATGCAACGACCCACTGTGCCCGTGGCATGGAACACTTCCTGTTAGAGGGCAGATACTCAGGGTTAGAGTCGAAGACATGAAGATGAACAGAGCAGCTGTGGTTGTCCACGAGTACCTGCACTATAACCCGAAGTACAAGAGGTACGAGCGCCGCAGGACAAAGAAGCATGTGCGCGTGCCACCATGCATTGATGTTAAGCCTGGGGACGAGGTAATAATAGGTGAGACAAGGCCCCTGGCGAAATCCATATCTTTTGTTGTGTTAGGCAAGGCTTAG
- the rpl14p gene encoding 50S ribosomal protein L14, translating into MAKRGPKTVGVSYRLGLTPGIFMESLVKVADNSGATLAKVIGVPHYKAVWRRIPGAAVGDVVIVSIRAGKPELRKQVMRAIVIRQKRPYRRADGTWIAFEDNAVVIITPEGDPKGTEIRGPLAKEAAERWPKLPPMASIIV; encoded by the coding sequence ATGGCTAAGAGGGGGCCTAAAACAGTAGGAGTATCCTATAGGCTCGGCTTGACGCCGGGCATATTCATGGAGAGCCTCGTCAAGGTCGCCGATAACTCCGGGGCCACTCTGGCAAAGGTTATAGGCGTTCCCCACTATAAGGCTGTGTGGAGGAGGATACCTGGAGCGGCTGTCGGCGATGTTGTCATAGTTTCCATTCGCGCTGGGAAGCCAGAGCTGAGGAAGCAGGTCATGAGGGCGATCGTTATCAGGCAGAAGAGGCCCTACAGAAGGGCTGACGGCACCTGGATAGCCTTTGAGGACAATGCCGTAGTAATCATAACACCCGAAGGCGACCCGAAGGGAACAGAGATACGGGGACCCCTAGCCAAGGAAGCGGCTGAGAGGTGGCCCAAACTCCCTCCGATGGCATCAATAATAGTATAG
- a CDS encoding PDDEXK family nuclease translates to MSIAEVERETGINRIFVEELLRSLNIAVEDGVIRERLSGVLLKAWLAGHDIVSLALNSGWSSLEELVSHVLSESGYRTYRTVRFRFQGRRFEVDVLAFKTGLALCIDCKRWKRLREGMLRRAAEAQHARCGILSKALEAGLLIYDVPAGEYKMLPLIVSLYEPSTVIHSNTIITGLRGLVELTSEDTVYMLASASIQPVSFTVPRRIRLF, encoded by the coding sequence GTGAGCATAGCAGAAGTGGAGCGCGAGACTGGCATTAACAGGATCTTCGTCGAAGAGCTTCTGAGAAGCCTAAACATAGCTGTTGAAGACGGCGTTATACGGGAGCGCCTGAGCGGGGTACTCTTGAAGGCCTGGCTAGCGGGCCACGATATAGTTTCCCTGGCTCTCAACTCTGGCTGGAGTAGTCTAGAGGAACTCGTATCCCATGTTCTGAGTGAATCCGGCTACAGAACCTACAGGACTGTGAGGTTCAGGTTCCAAGGTAGGAGGTTTGAGGTCGATGTCTTAGCCTTTAAGACAGGCCTCGCGCTTTGTATTGATTGTAAGAGGTGGAAGCGATTACGGGAGGGCATGCTACGAAGAGCCGCGGAGGCACAACACGCAAGGTGCGGGATTCTCTCAAAGGCTCTAGAGGCAGGGTTATTAATCTACGACGTGCCAGCAGGCGAGTACAAAATGTTGCCCCTCATAGTCTCGCTGTACGAGCCATCAACAGTCATCCACTCTAACACAATCATAACTGGGCTCAGGGGGCTCGTCGAGCTAACATCTGAAGACACGGTATACATGCTAGCATCGGCATCTATCCAGCCTGTCTCATTTACGGTTCCGAGGAGGATACGCCTTTTTTAA